Proteins co-encoded in one Kribbella qitaiheensis genomic window:
- a CDS encoding class I SAM-dependent methyltransferase: protein MGRLELRKTFGEDAELYDRVRPTYPPGLYDDLTALLGNTDRPRVLEIGCGTGQATRPMLERGWSVKAVELSPELSGVARANLPGLEVITTDFDVWPLPAEKFDLVISATAFHWLDPETRVIKSADALRPGGVLAVVSTHHVAGRDPFFGEVQECYQQFMPGTDKEEKLLAPDEVPADSSEIDASGRFGPVEFRRYVWDQTYTTAEYLDLLNSYSGHRALTTVARDRLYDCIGARIEAAGGSVTKSYLTQLSAANCLNQPLASS from the coding sequence ATGGGCCGACTGGAGTTGCGGAAGACGTTCGGGGAAGACGCGGAGCTGTACGACCGGGTGCGGCCGACCTACCCACCCGGTCTGTACGACGACCTGACCGCGTTGCTTGGGAACACCGACCGGCCGCGGGTGCTGGAGATCGGCTGCGGAACCGGTCAGGCGACCCGGCCGATGCTGGAGCGCGGCTGGTCGGTGAAGGCGGTCGAGCTGAGCCCGGAGCTGAGCGGAGTCGCGCGGGCGAACCTGCCGGGGCTCGAGGTGATCACGACCGACTTCGACGTCTGGCCGCTGCCGGCCGAGAAGTTCGACCTGGTCATCTCGGCGACCGCCTTCCACTGGCTCGACCCGGAGACGCGGGTGATCAAGTCGGCAGACGCGCTGCGACCCGGCGGAGTACTCGCAGTGGTGTCGACGCATCACGTCGCCGGTCGCGACCCGTTCTTCGGCGAGGTCCAGGAGTGCTACCAGCAGTTCATGCCGGGGACGGACAAGGAAGAGAAGTTGCTGGCGCCGGACGAGGTGCCGGCGGACTCGTCGGAGATCGACGCATCGGGGCGCTTCGGGCCGGTGGAGTTCCGCCGCTATGTCTGGGACCAGACCTACACGACGGCCGAATACCTCGATCTGCTCAATTCTTATTCCGGTCATCGAGCCTTGACAACGGTGGCACGTGACCGACTGTACGACTGTATCGGGGCTCGCATCGAGGCGGCCGGGGGTTCGGTCACGAAGAGTTACCTGACCCAACTAAGCGCAGCAAATTGCCTTAACCAACCTCTTGCATCCAGTTGA
- a CDS encoding YciI family protein, with product MATFALQLKFTDPERRMEVRPAHRDYLAALNEAGKLVAAGPFADQTGALLIYNVADEAELRDILAKDPYTTADVYEIVTLTEWSMLYPITD from the coding sequence ATGGCTACCTTCGCGCTCCAGCTGAAGTTCACCGATCCCGAACGCCGGATGGAGGTCCGCCCGGCGCACCGCGACTACCTGGCCGCGCTGAACGAAGCCGGCAAACTCGTCGCCGCCGGCCCGTTCGCCGACCAAACCGGCGCCCTGCTCATCTACAACGTCGCCGACGAGGCCGAACTGCGCGACATCCTCGCCAAGGACCCGTACACGACAGCAGACGTCTACGAGATCGTCACCCTGACCGAGTGGTCGATGCTCTACCCGATCACGGACTAA
- a CDS encoding Fic family protein: MLYPTPGLTPDDHRVLDDVERMRDALRHQVHESPSKWTDGLRKFLTADAVAASNSIEGFKVATVDVQDLMEGERDVDVSEENRAETLAYQRMMSYIQTLHEADDFSYGKGLLNALHWMLQGHRHGPRKPAGQWRRGPVYVTDARDPSIAAYTAPDAEQVPGLMQELIDWLNAGDDAHPLVRAAMAHLHLVSIHPWADGNGRMSRSLQTLMIAREGVLAPEFSSIESWLGRPGNTWDYYRELNSRGSEYLPDQDVSSWMRFNLTAYHQQAQAVQGRLDRSGRVWEALADHARSAGLDERVVTALHDVAMAGRVRRSRYEQAEGLNMQQAQRDLRDLVTAQLLQPVGRTRARYYTPGSRFPESALGMATTPMALVDPYAGMLG; the protein is encoded by the coding sequence ATGCTGTACCCCACTCCTGGGCTCACTCCTGACGATCATCGCGTGCTCGACGACGTCGAGCGCATGCGCGATGCACTTCGGCATCAGGTGCACGAGAGCCCCTCGAAATGGACCGACGGCCTGCGGAAGTTCCTCACCGCGGATGCGGTGGCGGCGTCCAACTCCATCGAGGGTTTCAAGGTGGCAACGGTCGACGTACAGGACCTGATGGAGGGCGAGCGCGACGTCGACGTCTCGGAGGAGAACCGCGCGGAGACCCTCGCCTACCAGCGAATGATGTCGTACATCCAAACCCTCCACGAGGCCGACGACTTCAGCTACGGCAAGGGTTTGCTCAATGCCCTGCATTGGATGCTGCAGGGTCACCGGCACGGCCCCCGCAAGCCCGCGGGCCAATGGCGTCGGGGCCCGGTCTATGTCACGGATGCCCGCGATCCCAGCATCGCCGCGTACACCGCACCCGATGCCGAACAGGTACCCGGGCTGATGCAGGAACTCATCGATTGGCTCAATGCCGGGGACGACGCCCACCCCCTGGTGCGAGCCGCGATGGCCCATCTGCACCTGGTGTCGATCCATCCCTGGGCCGACGGCAACGGGCGGATGTCCCGCTCACTGCAAACACTCATGATCGCCAGGGAAGGCGTTCTCGCGCCTGAATTCTCTTCGATCGAGAGCTGGCTGGGTCGCCCGGGCAACACCTGGGACTACTACCGCGAGCTGAACAGTCGTGGCAGCGAATACCTCCCCGACCAGGACGTCTCCAGTTGGATGCGCTTCAACCTCACGGCGTACCACCAGCAGGCTCAGGCAGTCCAAGGCCGCCTTGACCGGTCCGGACGGGTCTGGGAGGCGCTCGCCGACCATGCCCGGAGTGCCGGACTGGACGAGCGGGTTGTGACTGCCTTGCACGACGTGGCGATGGCGGGCCGTGTCCGGCGCTCCCGCTACGAACAAGCCGAAGGCCTCAATATGCAGCAGGCTCAACGCGATCTCCGTGACCTCGTCACAGCCCAGCTACTACAGCCCGTCGGGCGTACCCGCGCTCGCTACTACACCCCAGGTTCCCGCTTCCCCGAGTCGGCGTTGGGGATGGCGACTACGCCGATGGCGCTCGTCGATCCGTACGCCGGGATGCTCGGATAG
- a CDS encoding helix-turn-helix domain-containing protein, whose translation MTDDYLARIGNLIRDARKHRGWTQTQLADVLGTSQSAVNRIEKGHQNLTLEMLARIGEALDSEIVSLGGGPVHLRVVGGRELSGSIDVKSSKNAGVALLCASLLNKGRTTLRKVARIEEVNRLLEVLNSIGVKTTWLNDAGDLEIVPPEHLNLSGMDAEAARRTRSIIMFLGPLMHREDTFQLPYAGGCDLGTRTVEPHMSALRPFGLEIKATAGEYHALVNRAISPAKPIVLTERGDTVTENAIMAAARHDGVTVIRNASSNYMVQDLCFYLDLLGVKIDGVGSTTLTVHGKPEIDVDVDYAPSEDPIEAMSLLTAAIVTSSEITIRRAPVEFLEIELALLEEMGLDYSRSEEYLAENGRTRLVDLTTRPSTLHAPIDKIHPMPFPGLNIDNLPFFAVIAASATGQTLIHDWVYENRAIYLTDLNKLGGRVKLLDPHRVMVEGPTHWSGAEIMCPPALRPAVVTLIAMMAAKGTSVLRSVYVINRGYEDLATRLNSLGAQIETFRDI comes from the coding sequence ATGACTGACGACTACCTCGCCCGGATCGGCAATCTCATCCGGGACGCCCGGAAACACCGCGGTTGGACCCAGACTCAGCTCGCCGACGTTCTCGGCACGAGTCAAAGTGCGGTGAACCGGATCGAAAAGGGTCATCAGAACCTCACTCTCGAGATGCTCGCCCGGATCGGCGAAGCGCTCGATTCAGAGATTGTCTCTCTCGGTGGCGGTCCGGTCCACCTCCGTGTCGTCGGTGGCCGTGAATTGTCCGGTTCCATCGATGTGAAGTCTTCCAAGAACGCCGGCGTCGCGCTGCTTTGCGCCAGTCTGCTGAACAAGGGCCGCACCACACTGCGCAAGGTGGCCCGGATCGAAGAGGTCAACCGGCTGCTCGAAGTACTGAACTCGATCGGCGTCAAGACCACCTGGCTGAACGACGCCGGCGATCTGGAGATCGTCCCGCCGGAGCACCTCAACCTGTCCGGGATGGATGCCGAAGCGGCCCGGCGTACCCGCAGTATCATCATGTTCCTCGGCCCGCTGATGCATCGCGAGGACACCTTCCAGCTCCCGTACGCCGGCGGCTGCGACCTCGGCACCCGGACGGTCGAGCCGCACATGTCGGCACTGCGGCCGTTCGGTCTGGAGATCAAGGCGACCGCCGGTGAGTACCACGCGCTGGTCAACCGGGCGATCTCGCCGGCCAAGCCGATCGTGCTGACCGAGCGCGGCGACACCGTGACCGAGAACGCGATCATGGCCGCCGCCCGGCACGACGGCGTCACGGTGATCCGCAACGCGAGCTCGAACTACATGGTCCAGGACCTCTGCTTCTACCTCGACCTGCTCGGCGTGAAGATCGACGGCGTCGGCAGCACCACGCTGACCGTGCACGGCAAGCCGGAGATCGACGTCGACGTCGACTACGCGCCGTCCGAGGACCCGATCGAGGCGATGAGCCTGCTCACCGCCGCGATCGTGACCAGCTCCGAGATCACCATCCGCCGCGCGCCGGTGGAGTTCCTCGAGATCGAGCTGGCGCTGCTGGAGGAGATGGGCCTGGACTACAGCCGCTCCGAGGAGTACCTGGCCGAGAACGGCCGGACCCGGCTGGTCGACCTGACCACCCGGCCGTCCACGCTGCACGCGCCGATCGACAAGATCCACCCGATGCCGTTCCCGGGCCTGAATATCGACAACCTGCCGTTCTTCGCCGTGATCGCGGCGTCGGCGACCGGTCAGACGCTGATCCACGACTGGGTCTACGAGAACCGCGCGATCTACCTGACCGACCTGAACAAGCTCGGCGGCCGGGTCAAGCTGCTCGACCCGCACCGGGTGATGGTCGAGGGCCCGACGCACTGGTCCGGCGCCGAGATCATGTGCCCGCCGGCGCTCCGGCCTGCTGTCGTCACGCTGATCGCGATGATGGCCGCGAAGGGCACCTCGGTCCTGCGCAGCGTCTACGTGATCAACCGCGGCTACGAAGACCTGGCCACCCGGCTCAACTCGTTAGGCGCCCAGATCGAGACGTTCCGCGACATCTGA
- a CDS encoding alpha/beta hydrolase family protein, whose product MILTTMRAVLRVAEAISPKLAGRLTFALWRRPLRRGKVRETERAIHAAATIEVVDGVVTYTWGDGVRPVLLVHGWRSRASRFTAYVERLLELGYSPVSYDAPAHGDSAGGRVASSILDHQRIVQAIAAKHGPFEGVIAHSLGVPFALYAVREGVVAKRLVTVSGVADFGYLTDGFCRELGLGPATNQELRKAIERHYFPGIADVWTRFSVGSDDLDLLVIHNDEDDVVDPAQAELLLTQYGPKARFLQTKGLGHRRIMIDPDVITEAVAFIAEGSAIADSDVAERLDLGA is encoded by the coding sequence ATGATCCTCACGACGATGCGAGCGGTACTGCGGGTGGCCGAGGCGATCTCGCCCAAGCTGGCCGGGCGGCTGACCTTCGCACTGTGGCGGCGGCCGTTGAGGCGCGGCAAGGTCCGCGAGACCGAGCGCGCGATCCACGCCGCCGCGACGATCGAGGTCGTCGACGGCGTCGTCACCTACACATGGGGCGACGGCGTCCGGCCGGTCCTCCTCGTGCACGGCTGGCGCTCGCGCGCTTCCCGCTTCACCGCGTACGTCGAACGGCTGCTCGAACTCGGCTACAGCCCGGTCTCGTACGACGCGCCCGCCCACGGCGACTCGGCTGGCGGCCGGGTCGCGAGTTCGATCCTCGACCACCAGCGGATCGTCCAGGCAATCGCCGCCAAGCACGGCCCCTTCGAAGGCGTCATCGCGCACTCCCTCGGCGTCCCGTTCGCCCTGTACGCCGTACGCGAGGGCGTCGTGGCCAAGCGACTCGTGACCGTTAGCGGCGTCGCCGATTTCGGCTACCTCACCGACGGATTCTGCCGCGAACTAGGACTCGGCCCGGCGACCAATCAGGAGCTGCGCAAGGCGATCGAGCGCCACTACTTCCCGGGCATCGCCGACGTCTGGACGAGATTCTCGGTGGGATCGGACGACCTCGACCTGCTGGTGATCCACAACGACGAGGACGACGTGGTGGATCCCGCACAGGCGGAGCTGCTACTGACGCAGTACGGACCGAAAGCGCGCTTCCTGCAGACGAAAGGCCTCGGTCACCGCCGGATCATGATCGATCCTGACGTGATCACCGAGGCCGTCGCCTTCATCGCGGAGGGCTCCGCTATTGCTGACTCAGATGTCGCGGAACGTCTCGATCTGGGCGCCTAA
- a CDS encoding TIGR03086 family metal-binding protein has protein sequence MASLLSDLDLRAEDRAATDLCRSAVELVRPNQLDLPTPCAKWNLGELIAHLVAENRGFATIAVAASRSAQKGDAVRFGLGMWRPGPPDEITLARFGATSEAVGAAYADDAVLDLPVEVREFGTFPGRVAVAMHFVDYLVHGWDVARSIGRPNPIPEDLAEIALRLGTLIPAERPDDGVFAPVVPTDPDAPASERLLGLVGRDPKWSGA, from the coding sequence ATGGCATCACTGCTGAGTGACCTCGATCTGCGTGCGGAGGATCGGGCAGCGACCGACCTCTGCCGGAGCGCCGTCGAGCTGGTGCGGCCGAACCAGCTGGACCTTCCGACCCCATGTGCGAAGTGGAATCTGGGCGAACTCATCGCCCACCTGGTGGCCGAGAACCGCGGCTTCGCCACCATCGCCGTGGCGGCGAGCCGAAGCGCGCAGAAAGGCGACGCCGTGCGGTTCGGGTTGGGGATGTGGCGACCTGGGCCGCCGGATGAGATCACGTTGGCGCGGTTCGGGGCGACGAGCGAGGCCGTCGGGGCGGCGTACGCGGATGACGCGGTGCTGGATCTGCCGGTGGAGGTTCGCGAGTTCGGGACCTTCCCGGGCCGGGTCGCGGTGGCGATGCACTTCGTCGACTACCTGGTGCACGGGTGGGACGTGGCGCGGTCGATCGGCCGGCCGAACCCGATCCCGGAGGACCTCGCGGAGATCGCGCTCCGGCTCGGCACCCTGATCCCGGCCGAACGGCCCGACGACGGCGTGTTCGCGCCCGTTGTACCGACCGATCCTGATGCGCCGGCGAGCGAGCGGCTGCTCGGCCTCGTCGGCCGCGACCCGAAATGGAGTGGCGCATGA
- a CDS encoding TetR/AcrR family transcriptional regulator — MELETDPATDTATGTRTDGRLVRGDQTRRAVLRRAVDIASVDGLEGLSIGRLAGELEISKSGLFAHFGSKEELQLATIRAARRIYHDAVVAPALAVEPGLGRLWRLCECWLDYSEQRVFPGGCFFARVTHEFGARSGPVHDSLVSVDHEWIGLIEQCVLEARDWGQLTADPAQLAFELNAYLESANLASLLRDDVTTVFGKARQSVRTRLELSATPGTPQPWA, encoded by the coding sequence ATGGAACTGGAGACCGACCCCGCGACCGACACGGCGACCGGGACGCGGACCGATGGGCGACTGGTCCGTGGCGACCAGACCCGCCGGGCGGTACTACGACGCGCGGTCGACATCGCCTCCGTCGACGGCCTCGAGGGGCTGTCCATCGGCCGGCTCGCCGGTGAGCTGGAGATCAGCAAGAGTGGTCTGTTCGCACACTTCGGCTCGAAGGAAGAGTTGCAGCTGGCAACGATCCGCGCGGCCCGCCGGATCTACCACGATGCCGTCGTCGCGCCGGCCTTGGCCGTCGAGCCGGGCCTCGGTCGACTCTGGCGACTCTGCGAATGCTGGCTGGACTACTCCGAGCAGCGGGTCTTCCCGGGCGGCTGCTTCTTCGCCAGGGTCACGCACGAATTCGGTGCGCGCTCCGGCCCGGTCCACGACTCTCTAGTCTCGGTGGACCACGAGTGGATCGGCCTGATCGAGCAGTGCGTCCTGGAGGCTCGTGACTGGGGTCAATTGACTGCGGACCCGGCCCAACTGGCGTTCGAGCTGAACGCCTACCTGGAATCGGCGAACCTGGCGTCCCTGCTCCGCGACGACGTCACCACCGTCTTCGGCAAGGCCCGTCAGTCCGTCCGCACCCGCCTCGAACTCTCCGCCACCCCAGGCACCCCGCAGCCCTGGGCCTGA
- a CDS encoding MFS transporter: protein MNSLLLRHRDFRLLWIGETTSKFGSSVTTVVLPLIAVTTLQASTLAIGLLGATVWLPWLLIGLPAGAWVDRLPHRPIMLISAALSAVLLAVVPAAAAAGLLSLQLLFMIAFLTGIAAVFFQTAYTAYLPNLVTASDRAEGNAKLQGSASAAQIAGLGCGGLAVQLFGAVNGLVIDALTFVASFACIAAIHYRETRQPAPPEQSLVRDVAQGIQLVGADVWLRTLIVFGATSNLALMGYQSIIVVFLIREVGVGASTVGGLIAGASAGGVLGAFAARRVADRIGTARATLFFELVLPAAALLIPLTTRGYGVLLYLTGGFCVGAGVVAGNVIKSTFQQEYCAPEFRGRLAATGSFVNLGTIPLGSALGGVLGTAFDLRTALWISTVGVPLAGLILIFSPIRRVRDLPLDGQAQGCGVPGVAESSRRVRTD, encoded by the coding sequence ATGAACAGCCTGCTGCTACGGCATCGGGACTTCCGGCTGCTCTGGATCGGCGAGACGACGAGCAAGTTCGGCAGCTCCGTCACCACCGTGGTGCTGCCGCTCATCGCCGTGACGACCTTGCAGGCCAGCACTCTCGCGATCGGTCTCCTCGGCGCGACGGTCTGGCTGCCCTGGTTATTGATCGGCCTTCCGGCCGGCGCGTGGGTCGATCGACTCCCCCACCGCCCGATCATGCTCATCTCAGCAGCACTCTCAGCGGTCTTGCTCGCCGTCGTACCAGCCGCCGCCGCGGCCGGTCTGCTGTCACTGCAACTGCTGTTCATGATCGCATTCCTGACGGGCATCGCGGCGGTCTTCTTCCAAACGGCCTACACCGCCTACCTGCCGAACCTGGTGACGGCATCCGATCGCGCCGAAGGGAACGCGAAACTGCAGGGCAGCGCGTCGGCCGCGCAGATCGCCGGCCTCGGCTGCGGCGGCCTCGCCGTACAACTCTTCGGTGCGGTCAACGGCCTGGTGATCGACGCCCTGACCTTCGTCGCCTCCTTCGCCTGCATCGCGGCGATCCACTACCGCGAGACCCGGCAGCCCGCGCCGCCGGAGCAGTCGCTCGTCCGTGATGTTGCCCAGGGCATCCAATTGGTCGGCGCCGATGTCTGGCTCCGGACGCTCATCGTCTTCGGCGCCACCTCGAACCTCGCCCTGATGGGCTACCAGTCGATCATCGTGGTGTTTCTGATCCGCGAGGTCGGTGTCGGCGCGAGCACGGTCGGCGGTCTGATCGCCGGCGCGAGCGCGGGTGGCGTCCTGGGAGCGTTTGCCGCCCGTCGGGTCGCCGACCGGATCGGCACCGCGCGCGCCACCTTGTTTTTCGAACTGGTGCTGCCGGCCGCGGCGCTGCTGATCCCGCTCACCACCCGCGGGTACGGCGTACTGCTGTATCTGACCGGCGGCTTCTGCGTCGGCGCCGGCGTGGTCGCGGGCAACGTGATCAAGTCGACCTTCCAGCAGGAGTACTGCGCGCCTGAGTTCCGCGGCCGCCTCGCCGCGACCGGGTCCTTCGTCAACCTCGGCACGATCCCGCTGGGGTCCGCCCTCGGCGGCGTGCTCGGTACTGCGTTCGATCTCCGGACCGCCCTGTGGATCAGTACCGTGGGGGTCCCGCTGGCCGGCCTGATCCTGATCTTCTCCCCCATCAGGCGAGTCCGGGATCTACCGCTCGACGGTCAGGCCCAGGGCTGCGGGGTGCCTGGGGTGGCGGAGAGTTCGAGGCGGGTGCGGACGGACTGA
- a CDS encoding winged helix-turn-helix domain-containing protein — protein MEQPRRIDARSLRGLAHPLRMTILEVLQLDGPATSTTLSSRLGESTGTISWHLRLLAEHGYIEEDVERGTKRERWWRAVPRQTILNQADFVDDPETKGSLQLYLRQLVQLYFDRVQNFVDEDWDGEWQHASEISDWRDLRLTKTQLRALNAELGEVINRHKAAADTRAADAQRADGQPADTETPADALPVVVQIQSFPRRPTG, from the coding sequence ATGGAGCAACCGAGGCGCATCGACGCCCGCAGCCTGCGTGGACTGGCGCATCCGTTGCGGATGACGATCCTGGAGGTCCTGCAGCTCGACGGGCCGGCGACTTCCACCACGCTTTCGTCCCGGCTGGGTGAGAGCACCGGCACGATCAGTTGGCACCTGCGGCTGCTCGCCGAGCACGGATACATCGAGGAGGACGTCGAGCGCGGGACCAAACGGGAGCGCTGGTGGCGGGCCGTGCCCAGGCAGACGATCCTGAACCAGGCCGACTTCGTCGATGATCCGGAGACGAAGGGCTCACTGCAGCTCTACCTGCGCCAACTCGTCCAGCTGTACTTCGATCGCGTGCAGAACTTCGTCGACGAGGACTGGGATGGCGAATGGCAGCACGCGTCCGAGATCTCCGACTGGCGGGATCTCCGGCTGACCAAGACCCAGCTCCGCGCCCTGAACGCCGAACTCGGCGAGGTCATCAACCGTCATAAGGCGGCAGCCGACACCCGAGCGGCCGATGCTCAACGAGCCGACGGGCAACCTGCCGACACCGAGACGCCTGCCGACGCGCTGCCCGTCGTCGTACAGATCCAGTCGTTCCCGAGGCGCCCGACCGGATGA
- a CDS encoding dihydrofolate reductase family protein: MVAQVAVSVDGVTSGFAVDQARFYALATLWQEDVTLIGADTILAEEHSLRATQQRAVRAAGPLLAVVDSRARVREWESLRGLGHWSDVLALYADQTPARPLDSVTPELVTGYDRVDLTEALDLLGSQYDAKVVRVDSTGRLLTALLELDLIDELALLMHPVVVGNGQRWDPAEHYRLSLANAEEFEGGVLWLRYCISGLVE; encoded by the coding sequence GTGGTGGCTCAGGTGGCTGTGTCGGTGGACGGCGTGACGAGTGGTTTCGCCGTCGATCAGGCACGGTTCTACGCGTTGGCGACGCTGTGGCAGGAGGACGTGACGCTGATCGGTGCCGACACGATCCTGGCGGAGGAGCACAGTCTGCGAGCCACCCAACAACGCGCCGTACGAGCGGCCGGGCCATTGCTCGCGGTCGTTGACAGCAGGGCCCGCGTCCGCGAGTGGGAGTCATTGCGCGGCCTCGGTCACTGGTCCGACGTACTCGCCTTGTACGCCGACCAGACCCCCGCGCGCCCCCTCGACAGCGTGACCCCAGAGCTCGTCACCGGCTACGACCGCGTCGATCTCACCGAGGCTTTGGACCTCCTCGGTTCGCAGTACGACGCGAAGGTCGTCCGCGTCGACAGCACCGGCCGCCTACTGACAGCACTACTCGAGCTCGACCTGATCGACGAGCTCGCGCTGCTGATGCATCCGGTGGTCGTCGGCAACGGGCAGCGTTGGGATCCGGCCGAGCACTACCGCCTTTCCCTCGCCAACGCCGAGGAGTTCGAGGGGGGCGTCCTCTGGCTCCGCTACTGCATCTCCGGCCTAGTTGAGTAA